The proteins below are encoded in one region of Fibrella aestuarina BUZ 2:
- a CDS encoding RNA polymerase sigma factor codes for MFFKRFRRQPNRPRPTTDAEFVAAYKATGNLDLLGELYERHIDLVYAVCYKYLRDEDDSKDAVMQLFEQLVTDLRRHEVTNFKSWLHSVARNYCLMHLRSQRVRVGAGMDTDLPDEDRLDQLSIAEWPDDDDALDLERALSRLPDALERLPEPQRICIDLFYLKQKSYADVADLTGYDFKQVKSYLQNGRRNLKLILQK; via the coding sequence ATGTTCTTTAAACGGTTCCGACGCCAGCCCAATCGCCCCCGCCCCACCACCGACGCGGAGTTCGTGGCGGCGTATAAGGCCACGGGCAACCTTGATCTGCTGGGCGAATTATACGAGCGCCACATCGATTTGGTATATGCCGTCTGTTATAAGTACCTGCGCGACGAAGACGACAGTAAGGATGCCGTCATGCAGTTGTTTGAGCAACTCGTGACCGATTTGCGTCGGCATGAGGTGACCAACTTCAAAAGCTGGCTGCACTCGGTGGCCCGCAATTATTGCCTGATGCACCTGCGCAGTCAGCGGGTGCGCGTTGGGGCCGGTATGGATACCGACCTACCTGACGAGGATCGACTCGATCAGCTCAGCATCGCCGAATGGCCCGACGATGACGACGCGCTTGATCTGGAACGAGCCCTTAGCCGACTGCCTGATGCCCTGGAGCGGCTGCCCGAACCGCAACGCATCTGCATCGACTTATTTTACCTGAAACAGAAGAGCTACGCCGACGTAGCCGACCTCACAGGCTACGATTTCAAGCAGGTTAAAAGTTACCTGCAAAATGGACGCCGTAACCTGAAATTGATCTTACAGAAATGA
- a CDS encoding RagB/SusD family nutrient uptake outer membrane protein, with the protein MKSMIKHAVLAVAITVALPACEVERLPETSISDETFWRSEADLRSAANFLYTFLPGWATDDVWSDDAYGSSANSISDGSRLAPATDGNYNNNYNLIRAANNIVEKAPRAASTTAANVIDRYVAEARFFRAWGYFNLLQRFGGVPLILKTLTDSSPELQAPANSRDEVIAQIYQDLDFAAQRLPTPTVIGNADYGRISNTAALSFKARVALFEGTRAKFHSYGNPALHLQAAATAAKAVIDSKQHDLFSGSYFDLFQLAGKGRQNLENVLVRPYGVSPTEQVSTNNYYRSAIEGGTLTPTKALADAYLMKDGLPITKSPLYKTPQRSIEVFQNRDERMNATFLKAGDSYMVTKPIYDVADLSRQRTGFTFRKTANLDDWNTQTSLIDRPLLRYAEVLLIYAEATYELTNNISDADLDLSVNRLRQRGGIPKLTNAFVTANGLSLRDELRRERRVELAQEGFRYWDLIRWKIAEVELPKPVIGNYFFKSEFGSIATPQLTPDNYILVQAATFRKFNPAKDYLWPLPINEIALNPALQQNPGW; encoded by the coding sequence ATGAAATCAATGATAAAACATGCTGTTTTGGCGGTTGCCATAACAGTTGCCCTCCCCGCTTGTGAAGTCGAGCGGCTACCCGAGACGTCCATCAGTGACGAAACATTCTGGCGATCGGAAGCCGACTTGCGATCAGCCGCTAACTTCCTCTACACGTTTTTGCCCGGCTGGGCTACGGATGATGTATGGTCTGACGATGCCTACGGGTCGTCGGCCAACAGCATCAGCGACGGTTCGCGCCTGGCTCCGGCTACGGATGGGAATTACAACAACAACTACAACCTCATCCGGGCGGCCAACAACATCGTGGAGAAAGCCCCACGGGCGGCGTCTACCACAGCGGCCAACGTCATTGACCGGTATGTGGCCGAAGCCCGCTTCTTTCGGGCCTGGGGGTACTTCAACCTCCTGCAACGCTTCGGTGGCGTACCCCTGATTCTGAAAACGCTGACCGACAGTTCGCCTGAGCTTCAGGCACCGGCCAACTCCCGCGACGAAGTCATCGCTCAGATTTATCAGGACCTTGATTTTGCCGCTCAGCGATTGCCTACGCCCACCGTTATCGGAAACGCCGACTATGGCCGTATCAGCAACACCGCGGCGCTGTCGTTCAAAGCACGCGTGGCTCTGTTTGAAGGCACGCGTGCCAAGTTTCATAGCTACGGCAACCCGGCCTTGCACCTACAGGCGGCCGCCACGGCCGCCAAAGCCGTGATAGACAGCAAACAGCACGATTTGTTCAGCGGCAGCTATTTTGATCTGTTTCAACTGGCCGGGAAAGGGCGGCAGAATCTGGAGAACGTGCTGGTGCGGCCATACGGGGTGTCGCCTACCGAACAGGTGAGCACGAATAACTATTACCGGAGTGCCATTGAGGGCGGAACATTGACACCGACGAAGGCCTTGGCCGATGCCTACCTGATGAAGGATGGACTACCCATCACAAAGTCGCCGCTCTACAAAACACCGCAACGGTCGATTGAGGTGTTTCAAAACCGCGATGAACGGATGAATGCCACGTTTTTGAAAGCAGGTGACAGCTATATGGTAACCAAGCCGATCTACGACGTAGCTGATCTGTCGCGGCAGCGAACAGGCTTTACCTTTCGCAAAACCGCTAACCTCGATGACTGGAACACCCAGACATCGCTGATCGACCGCCCCCTGCTGCGGTATGCCGAGGTGCTGCTGATTTATGCCGAAGCAACGTATGAGTTGACTAACAACATCAGCGATGCCGATCTCGACCTGTCGGTGAACCGCTTGCGGCAACGGGGGGGAATCCCCAAACTAACGAACGCGTTTGTGACCGCCAACGGCCTGAGCCTGCGCGACGAACTCCGCCGGGAGCGCCGGGTCGAGCTGGCGCAGGAAGGGTTCCGGTACTGGGACCTGATTCGGTGGAAGATTGCTGAAGTTGAACTGCCAAAACCCGTAATCGGTAACTACTTCTTCAAGAGCGAGTTCGGTTCGATCGCGACACCTCAGTTGACTCCCGACAACTATATTCTGGTGCAGGCCGCTACGTTCCGCAAGTTCAATCCGGCAAAGGATTATTTATGGCCCCTGCCTATCAATGAAATAGCCCTGAATCCTGCCCTTCAGCAGAATCCGGGCTGGTAA
- a CDS encoding bifunctional YncE family protein/alkaline phosphatase family protein — protein sequence MKKYWFVLSTLLLLGGFLACQRANTSSGQSSEATEVYKQLAAKRVELPNGWSLTPPGRSLNLDDLPLTIALSRSRTLMAITNNGQSTQRITLINPATEQVLDTTTVAKAYVGLAFSDDEQRLYASGGNDNKILVYALDNRKLRALDPIPLGKPWPVKISPVGLCLDDARNRLYVVTKEDSALYVVDTKARRVLHRLSLGAAGYTCTLSPDKNELYASVWGGSRVAVINVNTGDAAPTQVATIPTNKNPNDLLLTRDGKYLFVANGNDNTVGLIDVANRRVVETLTASLFPDAPVGTTPNGLALSDDEQTLYIANADNNCLAVFDVTTKGQSRSTGYIPTGWYPTAVKVVGNRLFVTNGKGFTSKANPKGPNPNRSRVPQQIGPNPQANAGQPQYIAGLFKGTLSIIDVPDAGKPEPEVLAAYSRLVYANTPYTKRKETEAEGEAGNPIPRRVGAPSPIKYVFYIIKENRTYDQILGDMKEGNGDAALCLFPEKVTPNQHALAREFVLLDNFYVDAEVSADGHNWSSAAYANDYVEKNWVTSYGGRGGTYDYEGQKEIAHPRDGFLWDHCLRANIPFRTYGWFADDEKPNINAVAGRLCPTFKGYDLSYMDVKREEAWEADFDRLVATNNVPRLSTIRFGNDHTSGARLGAPTPDAAIADNDLAVGRFVEHLSKSAIWNQSVVFILEDDAQNGPDHVDAHRSIAFVAGGLVKRKFVDHTMYSTSGMLRTIELILGLKPMSQYDAAATPMWRCFTNKPNATPFVAREAGIDLNQKNVAVNRNSRRSAEFDFSRPDVINDLVFSEVVWQTVRGERSVMPAPRRGAFVKLAERGDDDDDDD from the coding sequence ATGAAGAAGTACTGGTTCGTTCTGTCGACGCTGCTCCTGTTGGGTGGCTTCTTGGCCTGCCAGCGGGCCAACACCTCCTCGGGGCAGTCGTCGGAAGCCACTGAAGTATACAAACAGCTAGCGGCCAAACGGGTCGAGTTGCCCAACGGCTGGTCGCTGACCCCGCCCGGTCGCAGCCTCAACCTCGACGACCTGCCGCTGACCATTGCCCTGTCGCGCTCGCGGACATTGATGGCCATCACCAACAACGGCCAGAGTACGCAGCGGATTACGCTCATCAACCCCGCTACGGAGCAGGTGCTGGATACGACTACGGTGGCCAAAGCCTACGTTGGGCTGGCGTTCAGCGACGACGAACAGCGGCTGTATGCCTCGGGTGGCAACGACAATAAAATCTTGGTGTACGCCCTCGACAACCGGAAGTTACGCGCCCTCGACCCGATTCCGCTGGGCAAGCCGTGGCCGGTGAAGATCTCGCCCGTTGGCCTTTGTCTGGACGATGCCCGCAACCGGCTCTATGTGGTTACCAAAGAAGATAGTGCGCTGTACGTGGTCGACACCAAAGCCCGGCGGGTGCTGCATCGGCTCAGCCTGGGTGCCGCCGGGTACACCTGTACGCTCTCGCCCGACAAAAACGAACTCTACGCCTCAGTCTGGGGCGGGAGCCGGGTGGCCGTAATCAACGTAAACACGGGCGATGCCGCGCCGACGCAGGTGGCGACCATCCCGACCAACAAGAACCCGAACGATCTGCTGCTGACCCGCGACGGGAAGTACCTGTTTGTGGCCAATGGCAATGACAACACCGTCGGCCTGATCGACGTGGCAAACCGCCGGGTGGTCGAAACCCTGACCGCCTCACTCTTCCCCGATGCGCCCGTCGGCACAACGCCCAATGGCCTGGCCCTGAGCGACGACGAACAAACGCTCTACATCGCCAATGCCGACAACAACTGTCTCGCCGTCTTCGACGTGACGACGAAGGGACAAAGCCGCTCGACTGGCTACATCCCCACGGGCTGGTACCCAACGGCGGTGAAAGTGGTAGGCAATCGGCTGTTTGTAACCAATGGAAAAGGCTTTACCTCGAAAGCAAACCCGAAAGGCCCGAACCCAAACCGGTCGCGGGTGCCGCAGCAGATTGGACCCAATCCGCAGGCCAATGCGGGACAGCCCCAGTACATAGCCGGACTGTTCAAAGGGACGTTATCGATCATCGACGTACCTGACGCTGGCAAGCCCGAACCCGAGGTACTGGCGGCCTATTCGCGGTTGGTCTATGCCAACACGCCCTACACTAAACGCAAGGAAACCGAAGCCGAGGGCGAGGCGGGTAACCCCATTCCGCGCCGGGTGGGTGCGCCATCGCCCATCAAATACGTCTTTTACATCATCAAGGAAAACCGCACCTACGACCAGATTTTGGGCGACATGAAGGAGGGCAACGGCGACGCGGCGCTGTGCCTGTTTCCCGAAAAAGTAACGCCCAACCAGCACGCGCTGGCCCGTGAGTTTGTGCTGCTCGACAATTTCTACGTCGATGCTGAAGTGAGCGCCGATGGGCACAATTGGTCGTCGGCTGCCTACGCCAACGATTACGTCGAAAAAAACTGGGTCACGAGCTACGGTGGCCGGGGCGGTACGTATGATTACGAAGGACAGAAAGAAATCGCCCATCCGCGCGACGGCTTTCTGTGGGATCATTGCCTGCGGGCCAACATTCCGTTTCGCACGTACGGCTGGTTTGCCGATGACGAAAAACCCAACATCAACGCGGTGGCGGGCCGGTTGTGTCCCACCTTCAAAGGCTATGACCTGAGCTATATGGATGTGAAGCGGGAGGAAGCCTGGGAGGCCGATTTCGACCGGTTAGTAGCGACCAATAACGTACCCAGACTGAGCACCATCCGGTTTGGCAACGACCACACGTCGGGCGCGCGGCTGGGTGCCCCCACGCCCGACGCCGCTATTGCCGATAACGATCTGGCCGTGGGGCGTTTTGTCGAACACCTCTCGAAGAGCGCGATCTGGAACCAGTCGGTGGTGTTTATTCTGGAAGACGACGCTCAGAACGGCCCCGACCACGTGGACGCCCACCGGTCAATTGCCTTCGTGGCGGGTGGCCTGGTGAAGCGGAAGTTTGTCGACCACACCATGTACTCAACCTCGGGAATGTTGCGGACGATTGAACTGATTCTGGGCTTAAAACCCATGAGCCAGTACGACGCGGCGGCCACGCCCATGTGGCGCTGCTTCACGAATAAGCCCAACGCCACGCCGTTCGTCGCCCGGGAGGCGGGTATTGACCTGAATCAGAAAAACGTAGCGGTCAACCGCAATTCGCGCCGCTCGGCGGAGTTTGATTTTAGTCGCCCCGATGTGATCAATGATCTGGTATTCAGTGAGGTGGTGTGGCAAACGGTGCGGGGCGAACGGAGTGTGATGCCCGCCCCCCGCCGCGGTGCCTTCGTCAAACTGGCCGAACGGGGAGACGACGACGATGACGACGATTAA
- a CDS encoding Ig-like domain-containing protein, with the protein MRKTMLAVVAGLAMLSNSALAQRDPLKWPFAKTSIWNIPIHNNAVYAPAGIQDASYFEADEDIIILRPGAPLMKVETNNAGWSGQDRCPVQGPTLFSAPIPTDYIYDKTVWSGNTPNAGVSILQPDGKIWQAQPFAKCGTDVATAQFKWDPSGCVLTGECIEGAHGGSHLSAIGGTIRVGEFSSGKIPHAIKINLFGKENFYKDASGGYRWPATNQDGGYNDPTAFNYYGGTNPQMKIGALLALNKDVVLNSVSDNSLGLKTEAGLILARAMRDYGAYTVDNTAGDYYAFITETGPDGSVRKEFKQRYGYEINGSLGSTDWTSDIRVLFKNLYVITNNTPSSPGGGPVSDLTNRRAPAAPDFAPAKTFRIMPLGDSKTEGGGGGNAQSSWRGFLRTRLIRNGYKLDYVGDRQNVADGDTIPNDNDHAGHGGYTIGPDINKFCPTCETTGLFEHIQNYLPQANPDIVLLAIGVNDMFGDDIHVPGYRESAPQRYQDLVNKILQLKPGVRLILGTVEPVKWDKTWGSNPSDKSLGALNAKIREIANASATDNIYLADIYQKMLATWDPGDFFDDLHLSKQGATKDANAWFEALVPVLNNTPDNVAPTVTLTSPVRSATFNAPATIDLEATANDSDGSVTKVEFYNGLAKIGEATASPFRFTWNEVDEGTYLLKAVATDDLYATTASTVDTVTVKSTDGYVKFAGTGIGSPGSYENNGKTFVKALDGDLSTYFDGATAAGQWVGVDMGVAKMVRKARIVPRTAWALRIVGAKIQGSNSPDFTSPVDLYTFGQTPIEGFYTTARFTSPGLYRYYRFLSPGNGYGNVSEVEFWGNANDPTSQAPVCKIDSLLNNTRYAPGSSISLTAQASDPDGTITKVEFFSGTALVGTATAAPYTYLWTNVPVGVYFVTARATDNAGVTNVSDAVKITVDGLGSDVLYAEDYNTNTAVGWQANGGTWTAANQRYESTNTNGEFTSFYNGASFTNYSYSVDATASWDNNIGVVFNYQNTNNYYIVVFNSKSKTVDLKKKVNGTLTTIASTTFTGGGTGASHAISITNNGSTTTVKINGNTVFNNVSTTDFAGGKIGLYSFYCPSRFDNVIVRAISALPTVAITSPAANATFTAPATLTLTASASASSGSVSKVEFYNGTTLLGSATASPYRFAWTNVAAGAYVLTAKVTTSTSATATSSPVSITVGAAVVQESIAFNKPPMVVNPGQSYTVNVNYTATTRRIIDVYLFNATWQTITSKNVQVEAGSGTQAITLTIPSGAAPIKGGNWSVSLWKSDWSATVKSSNASGVRVNARPTLSLTSPAESATFTEGTSVELAATASDADGTVSKVAFYNGTALLGSATSSPYAFTLTNAPVGTYTITAKATDNDSLVVTSGARSFTVLAAPSAKVRVLHRDVDNSVGNNVIKPTLQIVNEGDAPLVYSQLTLRYWLTVENFAPLSTLSVYYAQLGNNNVKMRYVALDKPRQGAWGYIEYRFEESAGQLAPGGNSGDIQSGIAKQTNTNVNEADDYSYANAQALVANDHVTGYLNGKLAWGIEPTEVPAQQQLTVYTDNRPVGANTINTYLQVRNEGNVPVNYQDIKVRYYLTADANPDKLRFYLDYALLGNPNVTGRFVKLDPVLANADAYLELSVNTSLGALYPASNTGDIQYRIAKDDWTDFIKSNDYSTVAGSGSVENNRVVVYLAGQRIWGQEPAAGARTGSGEVSEAPLQVTLLGNPVSGPHMSVEVRGANGQPLRLQLTDINGKAVSNHFIEQALPVEQHRLDIGHQATGLLLLQVSTPSQTKTLKVLKAN; encoded by the coding sequence ATGAGAAAAACGATGCTTGCGGTCGTTGCTGGGCTTGCCATGCTCAGTAACTCCGCCCTTGCCCAGCGAGACCCGCTCAAGTGGCCCTTTGCCAAAACGTCCATCTGGAATATTCCCATCCACAACAATGCGGTCTATGCACCCGCCGGTATTCAGGATGCGAGTTACTTCGAGGCCGACGAAGACATTATCATTCTGCGGCCGGGCGCGCCCCTGATGAAGGTGGAAACCAACAACGCCGGCTGGTCGGGGCAGGACCGCTGTCCGGTGCAGGGGCCTACCTTATTTTCAGCCCCAATCCCGACCGATTACATCTACGATAAAACTGTTTGGTCGGGGAATACGCCCAATGCCGGGGTTTCGATCTTACAGCCAGACGGTAAAATCTGGCAGGCTCAGCCGTTTGCCAAGTGTGGCACCGACGTAGCCACCGCTCAGTTTAAATGGGACCCCAGCGGTTGCGTGCTTACCGGGGAATGTATCGAAGGAGCGCATGGCGGCAGCCATTTGTCAGCCATTGGCGGTACCATCCGGGTGGGCGAATTTTCGTCCGGTAAGATTCCGCACGCGATCAAGATCAACCTCTTCGGCAAAGAGAACTTCTATAAAGATGCGTCGGGAGGATACCGCTGGCCAGCTACCAATCAGGATGGCGGCTATAACGATCCGACGGCCTTTAACTACTATGGCGGCACCAACCCCCAGATGAAGATTGGTGCCTTGCTGGCGCTGAACAAAGACGTTGTCCTCAACAGCGTGAGCGACAATAGCCTGGGCCTGAAAACAGAAGCCGGTTTGATTCTGGCCCGCGCCATGCGCGACTACGGCGCCTATACGGTCGATAACACGGCGGGGGATTACTATGCCTTCATTACCGAAACCGGCCCCGATGGTTCGGTCCGAAAGGAGTTCAAGCAACGCTACGGCTATGAGATCAACGGGAGCCTGGGCAGTACCGACTGGACCAGTGATATTAGGGTGCTGTTCAAAAATCTGTACGTCATCACCAACAATACCCCGAGCAGTCCGGGGGGTGGTCCCGTCAGTGACCTGACCAACCGCCGGGCACCCGCCGCGCCCGACTTTGCGCCCGCCAAAACCTTCCGAATCATGCCCCTGGGCGATTCTAAAACCGAAGGCGGTGGGGGTGGCAACGCCCAGAGCAGCTGGCGGGGCTTCCTGCGTACCCGGCTGATCCGCAACGGCTATAAACTCGACTATGTGGGCGACCGGCAGAATGTTGCCGACGGTGACACCATCCCCAACGATAATGACCACGCCGGGCACGGCGGCTACACCATCGGCCCCGACATCAACAAGTTTTGCCCAACCTGTGAAACGACGGGCCTTTTTGAGCATATTCAGAACTACCTGCCCCAAGCCAATCCAGACATTGTGCTGCTGGCCATTGGCGTTAATGATATGTTTGGCGACGACATCCACGTACCTGGCTACCGGGAGTCGGCTCCGCAGCGTTATCAGGATCTGGTCAATAAGATTCTGCAACTCAAGCCCGGCGTTCGGTTGATTCTGGGCACCGTTGAGCCAGTCAAGTGGGATAAGACCTGGGGCAGTAACCCCTCCGACAAGAGCCTGGGCGCGCTGAATGCCAAAATCCGGGAGATAGCCAACGCCAGCGCGACCGACAATATCTACCTGGCCGACATTTATCAGAAGATGCTGGCAACCTGGGACCCCGGCGATTTCTTTGATGATCTGCACCTGAGCAAACAGGGTGCTACCAAAGACGCCAACGCCTGGTTCGAGGCACTGGTGCCGGTGTTGAACAACACGCCGGACAACGTGGCACCCACCGTTACGTTGACATCGCCGGTGCGGAGCGCGACGTTTAACGCACCCGCCACCATCGATCTGGAAGCGACGGCCAACGATTCGGACGGCAGCGTGACCAAAGTGGAATTCTACAACGGTTTGGCCAAAATTGGGGAAGCTACGGCCTCGCCCTTCCGCTTTACCTGGAATGAAGTGGACGAAGGAACGTACCTGCTAAAGGCCGTGGCCACTGACGATCTTTATGCCACCACCGCATCAACTGTCGATACGGTGACCGTCAAATCGACGGATGGGTACGTTAAGTTCGCCGGTACCGGCATTGGCTCGCCGGGCTCCTACGAAAACAATGGCAAGACCTTTGTCAAAGCGCTCGACGGCGATCTTTCCACTTATTTTGATGGGGCTACGGCTGCCGGCCAATGGGTAGGGGTCGACATGGGCGTGGCCAAAATGGTCCGGAAGGCACGAATCGTCCCCCGGACGGCCTGGGCGCTGCGCATTGTGGGGGCTAAAATTCAGGGTTCCAACTCGCCTGATTTTACCAGTCCGGTTGACCTGTACACGTTTGGTCAGACGCCCATTGAGGGATTTTATACGACGGCCCGGTTTACCAGTCCCGGCCTGTACCGGTATTATCGGTTTCTTTCACCAGGCAACGGCTACGGCAATGTCAGTGAGGTGGAGTTCTGGGGCAATGCCAACGACCCAACCAGTCAGGCACCGGTTTGCAAAATCGACTCGTTGCTCAACAATACCCGCTACGCCCCGGGTTCGAGCATCAGCCTGACGGCACAGGCCAGTGACCCCGACGGTACCATCACGAAAGTGGAGTTTTTTAGCGGCACGGCACTGGTCGGCACGGCTACGGCAGCACCGTATACGTACCTGTGGACGAACGTACCCGTGGGTGTCTATTTTGTTACGGCCCGGGCCACCGACAATGCGGGCGTCACCAACGTATCGGATGCCGTCAAAATTACGGTCGACGGCCTGGGCTCCGATGTGCTGTACGCCGAGGATTACAACACCAATACGGCTGTCGGCTGGCAGGCCAACGGCGGTACGTGGACGGCCGCCAACCAGCGCTACGAAAGCACCAACACCAACGGTGAGTTCACGTCGTTCTACAACGGCGCTTCGTTTACCAATTACTCGTATTCGGTCGATGCTACGGCCAGTTGGGACAACAATATTGGGGTTGTGTTCAACTACCAGAACACCAATAATTATTACATCGTGGTCTTTAACTCGAAGTCAAAAACGGTCGACCTGAAGAAAAAGGTGAACGGTACCCTGACCACGATTGCCTCGACTACGTTCACCGGTGGCGGCACGGGGGCCAGCCATGCCATTTCGATCACCAACAACGGCAGCACAACGACGGTCAAAATCAACGGCAATACGGTATTTAATAATGTGAGTACAACCGACTTTGCGGGTGGAAAAATTGGCCTCTACTCGTTCTACTGCCCGTCGCGCTTCGATAATGTCATTGTTCGGGCGATCAGCGCCCTGCCCACCGTGGCTATCACCAGCCCAGCGGCCAACGCTACGTTTACGGCCCCGGCTACCCTGACGCTAACGGCCTCGGCCAGTGCCAGCAGTGGCAGTGTAAGCAAAGTGGAGTTTTACAATGGCACCACGCTGCTGGGTTCGGCAACGGCTAGCCCCTATAGGTTCGCGTGGACGAACGTGGCCGCCGGGGCGTACGTCCTGACGGCTAAAGTGACCACCAGCACCAGTGCTACAGCAACATCGTCGCCGGTGTCGATCACCGTTGGTGCGGCTGTAGTGCAGGAGTCCATCGCGTTCAATAAACCGCCGATGGTTGTCAATCCGGGGCAATCGTACACGGTAAATGTCAACTATACGGCCACGACCAGGCGCATCATCGATGTGTACCTGTTCAATGCTACATGGCAGACCATCACCTCTAAAAATGTTCAGGTGGAAGCCGGTTCGGGTACGCAGGCCATAACGCTTACCATCCCGTCGGGTGCGGCCCCGATAAAAGGGGGTAACTGGTCGGTAAGTCTCTGGAAAAGCGATTGGTCTGCCACGGTTAAGTCGAGCAATGCATCGGGGGTTCGGGTCAATGCTCGCCCAACACTTAGCCTGACGTCGCCAGCCGAAAGTGCTACATTTACGGAGGGAACATCCGTTGAACTGGCCGCTACCGCCAGCGACGCCGACGGTACGGTAAGCAAAGTTGCCTTCTACAACGGCACCGCTTTGCTCGGCTCGGCTACTTCCTCGCCCTACGCGTTCACCCTGACCAACGCCCCGGTGGGTACGTATACGATAACGGCGAAAGCGACCGACAACGATAGCCTAGTGGTTACCTCCGGCGCCCGGAGCTTTACCGTACTGGCGGCCCCTTCGGCGAAAGTGCGGGTGCTGCACCGGGATGTCGACAATAGCGTGGGGAATAATGTGATCAAGCCGACGCTTCAGATCGTCAATGAAGGCGACGCCCCGCTGGTGTACAGCCAGCTTACCCTACGCTACTGGCTGACCGTGGAGAACTTTGCCCCGCTTTCTACCCTTTCTGTCTATTACGCGCAGCTTGGTAACAACAACGTTAAGATGCGGTATGTAGCGTTGGACAAACCCCGGCAGGGCGCCTGGGGCTATATCGAATATCGTTTCGAAGAGTCAGCGGGTCAGTTGGCTCCCGGTGGTAACTCGGGCGACATCCAGAGTGGCATTGCCAAGCAGACTAACACCAACGTCAATGAAGCTGACGACTATTCCTATGCCAATGCCCAGGCGCTGGTAGCGAATGATCACGTAACCGGCTATCTGAATGGAAAACTGGCGTGGGGAATTGAGCCGACTGAGGTGCCCGCTCAGCAGCAGTTGACGGTCTATACCGATAATCGCCCGGTTGGAGCCAATACCATCAACACATATTTACAGGTTCGCAACGAGGGTAATGTACCGGTAAACTATCAGGACATTAAGGTTCGGTACTACCTGACAGCCGATGCCAATCCGGACAAACTCCGGTTCTACCTGGACTACGCCCTGTTGGGTAACCCGAACGTAACGGGTCGGTTTGTCAAGCTGGACCCGGTACTCGCCAATGCGGATGCTTACCTGGAACTGAGCGTCAATACCAGCCTGGGAGCTCTTTATCCGGCCAGTAACACCGGCGACATTCAATACCGGATTGCCAAGGATGACTGGACGGATTTTATCAAGAGCAACGATTACTCGACCGTCGCCGGAAGTGGTTCAGTCGAGAACAACCGGGTGGTGGTGTATCTGGCAGGCCAGCGAATCTGGGGGCAGGAGCCAGCCGCCGGAGCCCGCACCGGGTCGGGGGAAGTTTCGGAAGCTCCGCTCCAAGTGACGTTGCTGGGTAACCCGGTAAGTGGCCCGCATATGTCCGTCGAAGTACGGGGCGCTAACGGGCAACCCCTGCGGTTACAACTGACCGACATCAATGGTAAAGCGGTGAGTAACCACTTCATTGAGCAGGCCCTGCCGGTCGAGCAGCATCGACTCGACATCGGTCATCAGGCAACGGGGCTCCTCTTGCTCCAGGTCAGCACCCCTTCACAGACTAAAACGCTGAAGGTACTAAAGGCAAATTAG